A genomic region of Candidatus Polarisedimenticolaceae bacterium contains the following coding sequences:
- a CDS encoding ATP-binding protein, with protein MSRMWILCGLSFSGKSTLARKLASEHGAAVVSLDALNEERGVGYGGDGLSGSVWGETLDLALERIDDLLVSGRDVVVDDTSCYRWIRDRFREVAERRGAEVKLLFLDTPLAEIARRRAEVTDRRGTTDAVFDEHLRTFERPGEDEGAEVVP; from the coding sequence ATGTCCCGGATGTGGATCCTCTGCGGGTTGTCGTTCTCGGGGAAGAGCACGCTCGCCCGGAAGCTCGCGTCGGAGCACGGGGCGGCGGTCGTGAGCCTCGACGCCCTGAACGAGGAACGCGGCGTCGGCTACGGCGGGGACGGTCTGTCCGGCTCGGTGTGGGGAGAGACCCTCGACCTCGCGCTCGAGCGGATCGACGACCTGCTCGTATCGGGGCGCGACGTCGTGGTGGACGACACCTCCTGCTACCGCTGGATCCGCGACCGGTTCCGCGAGGTCGCCGAGCGCCGGGGCGCCGAGGTGAAACTCCTCTTCCTCGACACGCCGCTCGCCGAGATCGCGCGTCGAAGGGCGGAGGTCACCGACCGCCGCGGGACCACCGACGCCGTCTTCGACGAGCACCTGCGGACCTTCGAGCGGCCCGGGGAGGATGAGGGGGCGGAGGTCGTTCCCTAG